The Lacrimispora xylanolytica genome has a segment encoding these proteins:
- a CDS encoding sensor histidine kinase — translation MKQMKQMKQTIRIQLSVRYQFFTKSLLTNCLLLLIPIMMVGPYSVIQSSKDNTAAIEKSTYQTLHQLEQTIEQLYSHIDNAKIFFSSNPRVTIQMKKAFNEKSVTLDSLRNIENLSLYFQNLIFTDPYIENIYVYYDNSYNRMFLPQRGSMQTVFNSDEQNIIETYKNSGTKDFWMEIKRKTVPGSTASIDSLVIYQRLYTRFANKPVGMVAFEYNLNKMEQYFQTLLQYSSQTIYLIDSGRNVIYTNSKSNNPAAELDNIDTTLTSKEELHLFDIELNDMYQKAAYLKSARNNGLTYITFTPSNEIYKTTRSLSGTYMLLMFSGIFLSFVLAFYKTNKEYRYLSNIIDIFSNPETSQQHFDQMPRKAGNPFEYIMLNIIKLFLEQKYLKVQASERDYKLQILKMQALQHQINPHFLHNTLNTIYWEAIRMTSSENSCSTMVSNLSSVMRYSVGDPQENVKIKEELGYLKTYLDIMKIRYTDKFEIIYRVDESCTIYPIKKMILQPIVENSIYHGIKEKDEKGRIYVGIRRIHTSILFYILDNGVGIPLEKLLKLQRQLHTHSDITSSHIGLTNTNLRLTMTYGAKSRLRIKSIRGKYTLVYFTISVMDLESKFAPQKDSVDE, via the coding sequence ATGAAACAGATGAAGCAGATGAAACAAACAATCCGTATACAATTATCCGTTCGTTATCAGTTCTTTACCAAAAGCCTGTTAACCAACTGCCTGTTACTTTTGATCCCCATCATGATGGTTGGCCCTTACAGTGTCATCCAATCGTCGAAGGACAATACGGCTGCTATAGAAAAAAGCACCTATCAGACCCTTCATCAGCTGGAGCAGACCATTGAACAGCTTTATTCTCATATTGATAATGCTAAAATATTTTTCTCCTCCAATCCCAGGGTCACCATTCAAATGAAAAAAGCATTTAATGAAAAGTCTGTTACTCTGGATTCCCTGAGAAATATAGAAAACCTGTCTTTATATTTTCAAAACCTTATATTTACTGACCCTTATATTGAAAACATCTATGTTTATTATGACAATTCCTATAACCGGATGTTCCTTCCGCAAAGGGGTTCTATGCAAACGGTCTTCAATTCAGACGAACAGAACATTATAGAAACTTATAAAAATTCCGGCACCAAAGATTTCTGGATGGAGATCAAGCGAAAAACAGTTCCCGGATCTACTGCCTCCATCGATTCCCTGGTCATTTATCAGCGTCTCTATACACGTTTTGCAAACAAGCCGGTGGGAATGGTCGCCTTCGAATATAATCTAAATAAGATGGAGCAGTATTTTCAGACGCTGCTGCAATACAGCAGCCAGACCATATATTTAATTGATTCGGGACGCAATGTTATTTATACCAACAGCAAATCCAATAATCCTGCTGCCGAATTGGACAACATTGATACAACACTCACTTCGAAAGAAGAGTTGCACCTATTTGATATTGAGCTAAACGATATGTATCAAAAAGCCGCCTATTTAAAATCTGCGCGGAACAACGGTCTGACTTATATTACCTTTACTCCCTCCAATGAAATCTATAAAACTACAAGGAGCCTTTCCGGAACTTATATGCTCCTTATGTTTTCAGGAATTTTCTTATCCTTTGTCCTGGCCTTTTATAAGACCAATAAGGAATATCGGTATTTGAGTAACATCATTGACATCTTCAGTAATCCAGAAACTTCCCAGCAGCATTTTGACCAAATGCCGAGGAAAGCTGGTAATCCATTTGAATACATTATGCTAAACATAATAAAGCTGTTTCTGGAGCAAAAATATTTAAAAGTTCAGGCATCGGAGCGGGATTATAAATTGCAGATATTAAAAATGCAGGCATTACAGCATCAGATTAACCCTCATTTCCTCCATAATACCTTAAACACCATTTACTGGGAAGCAATTCGTATGACATCTTCGGAAAACTCATGCAGTACCATGGTCTCTAACCTTTCCTCTGTTATGCGCTATTCCGTTGGAGATCCTCAGGAAAACGTTAAAATCAAGGAAGAGCTTGGCTATTTAAAAACTTATCTGGATATTATGAAAATTCGCTACACCGATAAATTTGAGATAATCTACCGAGTCGATGAATCCTGCACCATTTATCCGATTAAAAAAATGATTCTACAGCCAATTGTTGAGAATTCCATCTATCATGGAATCAAAGAAAAAGACGAGAAGGGCAGAATCTATGTTGGAATCCGGCGCATTCATACATCCATCTTATTTTATATCCTGGATAACGGAGTCGGCATTCCTTTGGAAAAGCTTTTAAAACTGCAGAGACAGCTTCATACCCATTCCGACATCACCTCCTCCCACATTGGCCTGACCAACACCAATCTACGGTTAACAATGACCTATGGGGCTAAATCCCGCCTTCGGATTAAAAGTATCAGAGGAAAATATACCCTCGTATATTTTACAATTTCGGTCATGGATCTGGAATCGAAGTTTGCTCCGCAAAAGGATTCTGTAGATGAATAG